CGCGCCGCGACCCGCCCCGACGGCACGCTGGAGATCGCGGCGCTGCACGACCTGCCCCCCGCCGTGCGCCGCCGGGTGCTGCGCCGGGCGGCCATCGCCGCGGGCGCCCCGGCCGGCTCGCTGTTCGCCCGCCACATCGAGGAGACCGACCGCCTCATCACCGCCTGGCGCGGCCAGCGCCCGCTGAACCTGCCCGGCCGCGTCGAGGCCAGGAGGCAGGGTGGCAGACTGGTGCTCCAGCAGGCGAACCAGTAGAGAGCAGTGGGCACGGGTGCACGAGAAGGATCTGGGGGCCGACCTGGAGTCGGTGCTCATCACCAAGGAACAGATCGACGCCAGGCTCGCGGAGCTTGCCGCCGCGATCGACGCGGAGTACGCGGGCAAGGACGTGCTGCTCGTCGGTGTGCTCAAGGGCGCCGTGATGGTGATGGCCGACCTCGCGCGTGCCCTGTCCACCCCGGTGACCATGGACTGGATGGCGGTGTCGTCCTACGGGGCCGGCACCCAGTCCTCGGGCGTCGTGCGCATCCTCAAGGACCTGGACACCGACATCCAGGGCCGCCACGTGCTGATCGTCGAGGACATCATCGACTCCGGGCTCACGCTCTCCTGGCTGCTGTCCAACCTGGGCTCCCGCGAGCCCGCCTCGCTGCGCGTGTGCACCCTGCTGCGCAAGCCCGAGGCGGCGAAGGTCGACATCGACGTGGCGTGGGTCGGCTTCGACATTCCGAGTGAGTTCGTCGTGGGCTACGGGCTCGACTACGCCGAGCGCTACCGCAACCTCCCCTTCGTCGGCACGCTCGCCCCGCACGTCTACAACGGGTAGCCGGGAACACCCCGCGATGCCCTACCGTTGAGTCGGGCAGAGCGGCGGTTGCCCGACGCCCGGCAGCGCGGGGCGGCACTGCTGGGGTACCGTCGCCGTAGGTCAGCTGATACAGGCCGGGCGCACTACGGCCGACACCGCGCGCACAGCGGATCCCATCCGGGGGCTGTGCCTCTACGTGGCAGGAGGGACGGGGCCGCGCCGCCCCGTATGGATAGACGTGAAGCGCTATTTCCGTGGGCCAGTGATGTGGATCGTGCTGGCCGTCCTCGCCGTGATTCTGCTGATGCAGGTGTTCAGCTCGTCCGAGGGCTACAAGACGGTCGACACCGGCGAGGTCGTCCAGGCGATCAGCCAGAACCAGGTCCGGTCCGCCGAGCTCACGACCGGTGATGAGCAGACCATTCGGGTCGAGCTCAAGGACGGTCAGGAGATCGAGGACACCAACAAGGTCCAGGCCAACTACATCGACGAGCAGGGCTGGGACATCGCGCAGATGCTCCAGTCCAAGTTCCAGGACGAGCAGATCCCCGACGGGTACACGGTCTCCCCGAAGTCGCAGAACCCGTTCGTCGGCATGCTGCTGTCCATCCTGCCGTTCCTGCTGATCATCATCGTCTTCCTGTTCCTGATGAACCAGATGCAGGGCGGCGGCTCCCGCGTCATGAACTTCGGCAAGTCCAAGGCCAAGCTCATCACCAAGGACACCCCGAAGACGACGTTCGCGGACGTCGCCGGCTCCGACGAGGCGGTCGAGGAGCTGCACGAGATCAAGGAGTTCCTCCAGGAGCCCGCGAAGTTCCAGGCCGTCGGCGCGAAGATCCCGAAGGGCGTCCTGCTCTACGGCCCGCCCGGCACCGGCAAGACGCTGCTCGCGCGCGCCGTCGCGGGCGAGGCGGGGGTGCCGTTCTACTCGATCTCCGGTTCCGACTTCGTCGAGATGTTCGTCGGCGTCGGCGCCTCCCGGGTGCGCGACCTGTTCGAGCAGGCCAAGGCCAACGCGCCGGCCATCGTCTTCGTCGACGAGATCGACGCGGTCGGCCGGCACCGCGGCGCCGGTATGGGCGGCGGGCACGACGAGCGGGAGCAGACGCTCAACCAGCTGCTGGTCGAGATGGACGGCTTCGACGTCAAGGGCGGCGTGATCCTGATCGCCGCGACCAACCGGCCCGACATCCTCGACCCGGCGCTGCTGCGTCCCGGCCGCTTCGACCGGCAGATCGCCGTCGACCGGCCGGACATGCAGGGCCGCCTCGAAATCCTCAAGGTGCACCAGCGCGGCAAGCCGGTCGCCCCGGACGTGGACCTGGGCGCGGTCGCGCGCCGCACGCCCGGTTTCACGGGCGCCGACCTGAACAACGTGCTGAACGAGGCCGCGCTCCTGGCCGCCAGGAGCAACGCCAAGCTCATCGACAACAAGTTCCTCGACGAGGCGATCGACCGCGTCGTGGCGGGACCGCAGAAGCGCACCCGGATCATGAGCCAGAAGGAGAAGATGATCACCGCGTACCACGAGGGCGGGCACGCCCTGGTGGCGGCGGCGTCGCCGAACAGCGACCCCGTGCACAAGGTGACGATCCTCTCCCGCGGCCGTGCCCTCGGCTACACCATGGTGCTGCCCGAGGAGGACAAGTACTCCACCACGCGCAACGAGATGCTCGACCGCCTGGCGTACATGATGGGCGGGCGCGCGGCCGAGGAGCTGGTCTTCCACGACCCGACCACGGGCGCGGGCGACGACATCGACAAGGCGACGTCCACCGCCAGGGCGATGGTCACGCAGTACGGCATGACGGAGCGGCTGGGCGCCATCAAGTTCGGCACCGACAACTCCGAGCCGTTCCTCGGCAAGGACATGGGCCACCAGCGCGACTACTCGGAAGAGGTCGCCGGGCTGGTGGACGAGGAGGTCAAGAAGCTGATCGAGACGGCGCACAACGAAGCCTGGGAGATCCTGGTGGAGAACCGCGACGTCCTCGACAACCTCGTCCTCGCGCTCCTTGAGCGGGAAACGCTGAACAAGGAGGAGCTGGCGGAGATCTTCCAGCCGGTGATCAAGCGTCCGGCGCGGCCGGCGTGGACCGGTTCCGCCCGCCGCACCCCCTCCACCCGGCCGCCGGTGACGTTCCCCACCAAGGGGATCAACCTGGCGAACGGGAGCCTGGAAAAGGGCAAGCCGCCCCTTGAGTCCGTGGACGAGCCCCGCGGCGACGAGTGACCGGAATGTCTCCCGCGCCCCTCACGTTGCACGGTGAGGGGCGCGGTGCATGTTCACGGCGGGACGCCGCGGCCGGCGAGAGGGAATGAGGAGCACATGACCGACGCGTTGACGCCGGCGCCCGGGGATGGGTCCGGAGACAGCCCCATCGGGGAGTTCGACGAGAAGCGTGCCGAGAACGCGATACGCGAGCTGCTCATCGCGGTCGGGGAGGACCCGGACCGGGAGGGGCTGCGGGACACCCCGGCCCGGGTGGCGCGCGCCTACCGGGAGATCTTCGCCGGTCTGTGGCAGCGCCCCGAGGACGTCCTGACCACGACGTTCGACCTGGGGCACGACGAGATGGTGCTGGTCAAGGACATCGAGGTGCTGTCGTCCTGCGAGCACCACCTGGTGCCGTTCGTGGGCTACGCGCACGTCGGCTACATCCCGTCGAGCAACGGCAAGATCACCGGTCTGTCCAAGCTGGCCAGGCTCGTCGACGTGTTCGCCCGCCGCCCGCAGGTGCAGGAGCGGCTGACCACGCAGATCGCGGACGCGCTGATGCGGATTCTTGAGCCGCGCGGGGTGATCGTCGTCATCGAGTGCGAGCACATGTGCATGACCATGCGCGGGGTGCGCAAGCCCGGCGCGAAGACCACGACCTCGGCCGTGCGGGGGCAGCTGCGGGACGCGGCGACCCGGGCCGAGGCGATGAGCCTCATCCTCGCGCGGTAGCGCGCGCCTCAGGTCCGGTCGCCCGAGCCGCCGGCCGGCTGTTCCGGGACCGCGGGCCGCCGGCCCTCGCCGCGCCCGGCGGTGCCGCTTCCGGTACCGGTGCCGTTTCCGGTGCCGAAGAAGTCGAAGCCGCCGGACGGGCGCGGGCGCGGCGGCGCGGCCGGTGGCTGCGGGCTCCGCCCGCGCGCGCCCTTCTCCTGCGCCTGCTTCTCCTGCGCCTCCCTGGCCTTCTGCGCCACTCGGGCCCCGCGCGCCTCCTGCGCATCCAGCGTCTCGCGCTGGCGCGCGGCGCTGCGCGCCAGCGCACCGAGCGCCTCGTGCGCCTGCCGGTACGTGAGCGGGGTCGGCGCGCCGCCCGCCGTCCTGTGGTCGGCGGCCCCGGTGGCCAGCTCCCTGGCGGGCGCCGCCGCCTCGATGGCGAGCTGCCTGCGGCCTTCGAGCGCCTTGGCGCGCTCGCTCTCGGCCGTGGCGTACCGGCGCAGCAGCGCGGCGTGCTCGGAACGCAGCCTGGCCAGCTCGGCCCGTTTGGCGCGGGCCTTCTCCTCGAAGGCGGCGATCTGCTCCTGCGCCTCCTCCAGCTCGGCCTGCCGCTCCTCGACCTGCCACGCGAGACCGGCCTTGGCGGCACGTTCCCTCGCGACCTGCCGCCCGGCCGCGAGGTCCCAGCGCCGCAGCAGCGCCGCGGCGACCAGGGCGGCGGCGGCGGTCACCGCGACGAGGCTCCTGAGCGCTATCGCGTCGCCGTCCCCGAACAGCCAGGAACCCGCCGCGCACGCCAGCGCGAGCGTGCCGAGTCCGGCCGGAACCAGCACCTTGTGCAGTGCTGAGGAGCGGTGACGTCCACGTGCCATGGGCGAAACCTACCGTGACGCCGTGTGCGCGCGGGAGAGTGACCGGGGGGTTGTGCCGCTGCCGTTATGCGCGGGTCGTCTGGTGTTCAGCTTCCGACGAGTCCCCGCTCGACGAGGTAGTCGCGGGCGACCTCGTCGGCCTTGCGGCGTTCGGCGTCGACCTGCCGGTTCAGCTCGATCAGGTCGTCGGTCGTGAGCACCGCGGTCAGCTCGTCGAGCGCGGCGGCGACGTTCTCGTCGCTCGCGGTCTCCGTGTTCAGGACGGGCAGCAGGTTGTCCGCGAGCTGGAGGTTCCGGTCGTCCTCCAGGATCACGAGGCCGAAGTCCTCCAGGGTGGCGTCCGTGGTGGTGACGAGCACGAGCTGGTCGTCGCCGTTCTGCACGGCCTGCTTGGCCTGCACGGTGCCGACGCCGAGCGGGTCGACGGCCGTGATGTCGATGCCGTAGGTCTCTTCGAGGCCCGGCTGGCAGAACGGGCGCGACGGGCAGTCCTCGCCGGCCGCCACGCGCACAGGAAGGCCGGCCTCGCCCAGGTCGGAGAGCGTTTCCAGGCCGTGCTCGGCGGCGTACTCCTCGCTGACCGCGAACGCGTTCTGGTCGACGGCCTCGCCGGCGTCCAGCACGGTCAGGCCGCGGGGCTCGGCGAGCTCGCGCAGCGCCGCGACGGTGGCGTTCACGTCGGATGAGGCGACGGGCTCGGCGTCGGGCCCGTTCTCCTGGGCGTTGTAGTACTCCGTCATGGTGGCCGCGTACTCGGGAACGACGTCGATCGCGCCGCTCTCCAGCTCGGGCGCGTACAGCTCGCGCCCCTCGGTGGTGGTGATCGTGGTGGAGTAGCCGGCCTCCTCAAGGACCTGCGCGTACAGCTCCGTCATGATCGTGGCCTCGGTGAAGTTGGCGCCGCCGACGGTGAGGGAGCCCGCGCTCTCCTCGGTGCCGCCGTCGCCCCCCTCCTCCTCCAGGGTGTCCCCGCCGCCG
Above is a genomic segment from Streptomyces marincola containing:
- a CDS encoding ABC transporter substrate-binding protein, producing the protein MTATPARRRRALLTASAATALALSLTACGGGDTLEEEGGDGGTEESAGSLTVGGANFTEATIMTELYAQVLEEAGYSTTITTTEGRELYAPELESGAIDVVPEYAATMTEYYNAQENGPDAEPVASSDVNATVAALRELAEPRGLTVLDAGEAVDQNAFAVSEEYAAEHGLETLSDLGEAGLPVRVAAGEDCPSRPFCQPGLEETYGIDITAVDPLGVGTVQAKQAVQNGDDQLVLVTTTDATLEDFGLVILEDDRNLQLADNLLPVLNTETASDENVAAALDELTAVLTTDDLIELNRQVDAERRKADEVARDYLVERGLVGS
- the ftsH gene encoding ATP-dependent zinc metalloprotease FtsH, translating into MDVKRYFRGPVMWIVLAVLAVILLMQVFSSSEGYKTVDTGEVVQAISQNQVRSAELTTGDEQTIRVELKDGQEIEDTNKVQANYIDEQGWDIAQMLQSKFQDEQIPDGYTVSPKSQNPFVGMLLSILPFLLIIIVFLFLMNQMQGGGSRVMNFGKSKAKLITKDTPKTTFADVAGSDEAVEELHEIKEFLQEPAKFQAVGAKIPKGVLLYGPPGTGKTLLARAVAGEAGVPFYSISGSDFVEMFVGVGASRVRDLFEQAKANAPAIVFVDEIDAVGRHRGAGMGGGHDEREQTLNQLLVEMDGFDVKGGVILIAATNRPDILDPALLRPGRFDRQIAVDRPDMQGRLEILKVHQRGKPVAPDVDLGAVARRTPGFTGADLNNVLNEAALLAARSNAKLIDNKFLDEAIDRVVAGPQKRTRIMSQKEKMITAYHEGGHALVAAASPNSDPVHKVTILSRGRALGYTMVLPEEDKYSTTRNEMLDRLAYMMGGRAAEELVFHDPTTGAGDDIDKATSTARAMVTQYGMTERLGAIKFGTDNSEPFLGKDMGHQRDYSEEVAGLVDEEVKKLIETAHNEAWEILVENRDVLDNLVLALLERETLNKEELAEIFQPVIKRPARPAWTGSARRTPSTRPPVTFPTKGINLANGSLEKGKPPLESVDEPRGDE
- the hpt gene encoding hypoxanthine phosphoribosyltransferase codes for the protein MHEKDLGADLESVLITKEQIDARLAELAAAIDAEYAGKDVLLVGVLKGAVMVMADLARALSTPVTMDWMAVSSYGAGTQSSGVVRILKDLDTDIQGRHVLIVEDIIDSGLTLSWLLSNLGSREPASLRVCTLLRKPEAAKVDIDVAWVGFDIPSEFVVGYGLDYAERYRNLPFVGTLAPHVYNG
- the folE gene encoding GTP cyclohydrolase I FolE, producing the protein MTDALTPAPGDGSGDSPIGEFDEKRAENAIRELLIAVGEDPDREGLRDTPARVARAYREIFAGLWQRPEDVLTTTFDLGHDEMVLVKDIEVLSSCEHHLVPFVGYAHVGYIPSSNGKITGLSKLARLVDVFARRPQVQERLTTQIADALMRILEPRGVIVVIECEHMCMTMRGVRKPGAKTTTSAVRGQLRDAATRAEAMSLILAR